The sequence below is a genomic window from Acetivibrio clariflavus DSM 19732.
CGGCAATTTTTTGAGCAAGGCTCTTGTACACCTTTGCCTGCTGGGAATCGGGCGCAGCTTCAATGGTGGTTTTCCCCTGAAGCTCACTTTGGGTTACTGTAACCGATCTTGGAATGTATTCAATGACTTGAGTATTGGTCTGCTTTACAAAATCGTCAATTATTTCTTTTGCATAGGGTGCATTAATTGAGTTGGCAATAACTCCGCCCAAAAGAGCACCACCGGAATTGGAATACTTTTGTATTCCCTTAAACAGATTGTTGGCAGCATATATCGCCATAAAATCGGCTGACGAAACAGTAAAAACATGTTCGGCGATTCCCTCGCGAATAGGAACTGCAAAGCCACCGCACACTACATCACCGAGAACATCATATATTACAAAATCCAGGTCCAGCTCCTCGAAAACTCTTTGCTGCTTAAATAATTGTACAGCAGTAATAATACCTCTTCCGGCGCAACCGACTCCTGGCACAGGTCCTCCGGCTTCAACGCAATATATGCCATTAAATCCTTCATATATTACTTCACTTGCTTTAACCGTATTTTTATCCCTCAATGTATCCAGGACTGTAGGTATGTATTTGCCGCCTCTCAATGTATTGGTCGAGTCGCTTTTAGGGTCGCAGCCAAACTGCATAACTTTATATCCTGCCACTGAAAGGGCTGCACTTATATTTGAAGTTGTGGTGGATTTTCCAATACCCCCTTTTCCATAAATAGCAATTTGTTTAACTTTTTTTGCCATGCTCCATCTCTCCTTTTTGCAAAGATTAATTTTCATACCCTATCCATTGCTATCAAGCATTTCTCTTTTGGTTGACTAAGTTTTAAATTTGGAGTATATAAACAAAAAGACTAAGCCAAAAAACACATTACGTGTTTTTAGCTTAGTCTCCAGTCTTTCTGGTCAACCAACATTAATACGAGTATTCCTATCGTTTTAATATATTTTAATCCATTTTAAAAACTCTGTCAATACCTATTGCAAAATTCAACAAAAAGAAATCGAGATAACATCAGGAATCAGTTTAGGAAGTGCTTCAGTTAACAGAAAACTCATACACATTTATTATATTTTCGGTCAAAGTACCTTTAACAATGACTTTGAACCCGCTGTTTTTCGTCAACTTATTTAGCTGCTCATAGGCAAGCTGATGGCCCTTTTCATCAAACATATAAAATTTATAGTTTCCATCATTCTGTTTTACAGCAATACCATATCCGCTGTCGGCGCATTCCTCCATCAAAAGGCACGCCCGGGTTTCATTTTCCGGCTTCATTATTTCGAAGCAGTGTTTATCAATAAGATATCCTTCCCATGTTTTAAACTTTATTTCATCAGCAGCTTTCTTTTGTTCTTCTCCCGTTGGCACTTTTTGTTTCTCATGTATGCTGTGATTTACTGCGTCAGACATCTCACCTTTTCCTTTTACTGATTTATCCGTTGTACTGCATTCGGCACTAAGCCGATTATTCCCCATCTTGTCGCACTCTTCCCCGGACTTATCCTTTTCCATTCTGCAGGCTTCTTTTTCATTGCAATTATTACTGTTCGATCCAGGAGAATATTCTCCTTCCAAATTGCTCATGCTGCAGCTTGACGATTCCGTATTATCTTTATTGTCTCTCAACAAGGTTATATTTTCGGGTATTTGTTTTAAGTCCGAAACCACATAAATATTACTTTTTATCATCCCCATCCAGCATGTATAGACAATTTCTCCTTCATTTTCAGCAGTAAATTCTATTATATTTTCACCCACAGTCAACTTTTTGTTTATATTGAGCTTTGGGATGGTTATTTCATTGTTGCATTGGTTTAAAGACTCCTTGTCTGCAGTAATAGTCCATTTTACAGGTATTCCTTTCTGTACTATAATTGAAGGATAGCTTCCGGCATCAACCTTTGTAACAACCTTTTGAAAATTCCCCTCAATTTTTGCAATGCCATCGGTATTAACATTGCTTTTACCCATAAAATTTATGTTGATGCCCGACAGTGCCAGTCCTCTTCCTATCATGACAAACCCGAGAACCACTACCAAAGCGGCACTGAACTTTAGAATCCTATTGGAATTTTTCTTGCTTATAAAAGAATTCAACATGCCAAAAACCAAAAGTGCCGGTACAGTTCCCACAGAAAATACAAACATCGACAGTGCCCCAATTAAAACACTTCTAGTACCCAAAGCATACAACTGAACAATCTGAAGAGGTCCGCAAGGCATCAATCCTGTCAGTATACCCACAATAAAAGGCGTATAGTTGTTTTGGTTAACCAATTTTCTAGCCACAAAAGACGGGACGGGGATATTGAATTTCCTTAACGCAGGAAATATTCCCAAAAGCTTTATCCCCATTACAATCATCAGAATACCTCCTGCAATGGGAACCAAGCCTTTCAACAATCCGTTGAAACTCAATACCTGTCCCAGCCCTCCTACAAGACCGCCAATAAAAGTGTAGGAGATTATCCTTCCCAAATTATATAAAGCCGACGGAAGCATTAAATTTTTTATATTTTTCCTTTTGTCTTGTAAATTTTCCACTTTTCCTATTGTTTGCGACATTGCTATACCGCCGCACATGCCGATGCAATGAACCGACGTGAGTATTCCCAGTACGAACAGTATACCGTAGCTGGAATCTTCGCCAAGGGACGGCAAATTCTTCAGCATAAAAAGGTCATGTAAAAGATTTATCAAGTCAATGGACAAATAATGCTTGAAAACTTGATAAACAGCGACAACAGCTATCACTCCAAACAAAATAGCTATACTTTTATGCAAAATACTTTTAACATCCTTTGGACTGTTTTGAATAGCTTCCTTCGGCCTCATTACGATCTCCCTTCCTGAAAAAATTTCAACTTTTTTAATATCTTTTACAGAGCTTATTTCTCCACCAGCTCAGTAATTCTGATTATATCACCACTGACCAGACCTTTAGCTCTCACAACCACATTATTTTCTTTTGTTGTTGTCTTTAAAATTTCTTTTGCAATTTCCTGTCCTTTGTCATCAAATTTATAGAATATGTAATTTCCATCTCCCTGCTTTACAGCCACTCCATATCCGCTGGCTTCGCACTTCTTCATTTTTAGGCATTCCACCGAATCTTTTTCCGGCTCCCCAAAAGCAAAGCAGTGCTTATCTATAAGTACTCCGGTAAGTTCAGTTTCTGCATTCACCTCAGGAATAAGATCTTTGTCTATTTCTCCAACCTTGGCTTTGTACAATAAAACCACTGCCTCCGCCCTTGTAATTCCTTTATAGGGCAAAATCCATCCATCCGATGAGCTTTTTAAGTATCCTTGCTGTAATGCATTGAATAAATCAGCTTTAGCCCAATCGGGAACCTCATCGGCATCTTTATAGTTAAAATCCTCCTTTTTGAAACTTCCATCCCACTTTAACAAATTGGCCAGTATTTTTGACGCCTCAATCCTGCTGACAATATTATCAGGCTTTATGGTTCCGTCATCATAGCCCGATATATATCCGGCATTTACAGCGTTATATATTTCGTCCTTATACCAGAAACTCTTTGAAACATCTTTAAATGTAACCTCTCCTTTGCTTTTCAGATCAAATACCCGGTTAATCAGAGTAAAAAACTCAGCTCTGGTTATTTCTCTATCCGGCTTAAAACTGCCATCGGGATATCCTAAGACATATCCCTTTTCATAAAACTCCCTAATCTGGCTTTCCGCCCAATGTCCCAAATAGTCAGTGGATCCTGCATATACCTTTGTGCCGAATACTGCTGCAACAGTCAATAATAAAAGTATTTTGTTCAAAAATTTTCTACTCATTTTGACCCCTCCTAACTGAAGTTAAATTATTTTAATTATCATATTTATACATTTTTTATATTATTTGGTTATCACAGTGTAAAGGGATGCCCTTTTACCAAAAGGCATTAAATTGGCAATAATCAAGATTTTAATTGAATATGATTTATAAAATTATACTATCCGTTGCTGTTAAGCTTTTTCAGTAATGCTGCAATATTTTTTCCAAGAGTTCTGAAGGTGGCTATTCCTTCTTCATCCTTCCATACATCACCCGGCTGCAGGGCCAAAGTCATATTCCAATAAGTACTTCCCGGTACAATCATCTCAGAAATACCGAAGAAAAAGTTAATAGCCGCATAGGTAAAATTGCTGCCGGCCCTGCGCACAGCCACAACCGGGGCGCCAACCTTACCTTTCAAAAATCCTCCATTGCTCTTTGCGACATAGCCGCACCGGTCAATTAAGGCTTTTATCTCGGCAGTCACATTGCTGAAATAGGTGGGTGAACCTATGATTATTCCGTCAGCTTCAATCATCTTTTCAATAAAGCTGTTCATTTCGTCATCCTGTATTGCGCAGCGCTTATCTTGGTTTTTCCGGCACATCATACACGCTTTGCAGCCGGAAAGTTTTTTACCTCCCACCTGTATTAATTCAGTTTCAATACCTTCCTTCCTGATCTCTTCCAAAACAATTTCAAGACTTTGTGCGGTATTACCGTTTACCCTTGGGCTTCCGTTAAAAGCAACCACTTTCATTTATCAACACCTCGCTTCTTTTGAATAGACCATAAAATCGGAACTCTTTTTTAAGTTAAGCTTTCTTAAACTGAGGGAATTGACAAGCACCGATATTGAACTTAAAGTCATTGCCACCGCTGCAACAATCGGATTTAAGCGGCCCGCTGCAGCAATAGGTATTCCCAGAATGTTATATATAAAGGCCCAGAACAGATTCTGTTTGATTT
It includes:
- the nifH gene encoding nitrogenase iron protein; this translates as MAKKVKQIAIYGKGGIGKSTTTSNISAALSVAGYKVMQFGCDPKSDSTNTLRGGKYIPTVLDTLRDKNTVKASEVIYEGFNGIYCVEAGGPVPGVGCAGRGIITAVQLFKQQRVFEELDLDFVIYDVLGDVVCGGFAVPIREGIAEHVFTVSSADFMAIYAANNLFKGIQKYSNSGGALLGGVIANSINAPYAKEIIDDFVKQTNTQVIEYIPRSVTVTQSELQGKTTIEAAPDSQQAKVYKSLAQKIAEHTESKVPTPLDIADLRAWASRWGDYLLALETGEVRTEVSSNI
- a CDS encoding sulfite exporter TauE/SafE family protein; translated protein: MRPKEAIQNSPKDVKSILHKSIAILFGVIAVVAVYQVFKHYLSIDLINLLHDLFMLKNLPSLGEDSSYGILFVLGILTSVHCIGMCGGIAMSQTIGKVENLQDKRKNIKNLMLPSALYNLGRIISYTFIGGLVGGLGQVLSFNGLLKGLVPIAGGILMIVMGIKLLGIFPALRKFNIPVPSFVARKLVNQNNYTPFIVGILTGLMPCGPLQIVQLYALGTRSVLIGALSMFVFSVGTVPALLVFGMLNSFISKKNSNRILKFSAALVVVLGFVMIGRGLALSGININFMGKSNVNTDGIAKIEGNFQKVVTKVDAGSYPSIIVQKGIPVKWTITADKESLNQCNNEITIPKLNINKKLTVGENIIEFTAENEGEIVYTCWMGMIKSNIYVVSDLKQIPENITLLRDNKDNTESSSCSMSNLEGEYSPGSNSNNCNEKEACRMEKDKSGEECDKMGNNRLSAECSTTDKSVKGKGEMSDAVNHSIHEKQKVPTGEEQKKAADEIKFKTWEGYLIDKHCFEIMKPENETRACLLMEECADSGYGIAVKQNDGNYKFYMFDEKGHQLAYEQLNKLTKNSGFKVIVKGTLTENIINVYEFSVN
- a CDS encoding S-layer homology domain-containing protein, which gives rise to MSRKFLNKILLLLTVAAVFGTKVYAGSTDYLGHWAESQIREFYEKGYVLGYPDGSFKPDREITRAEFFTLINRVFDLKSKGEVTFKDVSKSFWYKDEIYNAVNAGYISGYDDGTIKPDNIVSRIEASKILANLLKWDGSFKKEDFNYKDADEVPDWAKADLFNALQQGYLKSSSDGWILPYKGITRAEAVVLLYKAKVGEIDKDLIPEVNAETELTGVLIDKHCFAFGEPEKDSVECLKMKKCEASGYGVAVKQGDGNYIFYKFDDKGQEIAKEILKTTTKENNVVVRAKGLVSGDIIRITELVEK
- a CDS encoding flavodoxin family protein, whose product is MKVVAFNGSPRVNGNTAQSLEIVLEEIRKEGIETELIQVGGKKLSGCKACMMCRKNQDKRCAIQDDEMNSFIEKMIEADGIIIGSPTYFSNVTAEIKALIDRCGYVAKSNGGFLKGKVGAPVVAVRRAGSNFTYAAINFFFGISEMIVPGSTYWNMTLALQPGDVWKDEEGIATFRTLGKNIAALLKKLNSNG